In Coleofasciculus chthonoplastes PCC 7420, the following proteins share a genomic window:
- a CDS encoding efflux RND transporter periplasmic adaptor subunit, producing MQVGNELTAKEQQDWICPDISPHWQLSQQASSKQYTLRSRHDNRYFPLSPAEVYALSHFTGNFTVTQLQQQCQKKYSSAISPNFILDLWQKLITIGILTSDESITPNPPVETDRGQNINNGREIPNPNPSQPQLDNQIVDTDNTEHQPNSHPANPLKLQLKSCVQWIPHSDGYWILRNPEDITFLQVDSPSKAAINQLGKHPPADIAKNNNLTLEQLRYLLQLLTATGMLTGTQPAKPAKRKFTPLQLLFFKVPLFNPDTWLTRHITKLHWIWTRSIGLILCFFLAFSLFIGLSQRPEILLTGQQLVANQGISLLFPFALLAMLVVTLHELGHAFTLKHYKGIVPEFGLLFMFLMPAAYTNTTDSYCLSRFKRILVVGAGIICQLIIAATAFWLWQSSANWLATASYLLMVAALFTIALNLNPLAKFDGYYLAVALTGINNLRTRSFQFYRNLLRRHPSPEPRHNRLILATYAPFSLLYILFVFSSIFTLITNWTLTNIPFWTITLLTLWAIYYYFPQKPTEVHTDKKNKPKNPSPKPLCEPLRFPLRTSAFQKKPQPQPLTTMNPSQPLQLAPPTSKPHLPLKQIAILLTIATSLSLISLIPTSFEVGGSVELETRQGARSIVRTPIAGIITKIYVKPGQTVQPGQILAQLSSLELDREIATIEQQLVQAHQVLDNAQKQRIRAEAQLVEVQAIAEAMIAKTRRESLRAKALTQGKLTPDIQVLNTQRQRLQERIPELQEKLQRYHQLYEQGAISRNRRDEVESELHNVESNLVAKTQEIAAAKQNQTDTARDLQTETASQFAAIDASEMIAQAESQMITQQQAIATLKNRLSELKTLKQNLTLRSPIAGVILTNDLDLRQNQELKPTEDFLLEIAELSSLTATVDIKEEDLEYVENHKPVTFRPRQAKLRPYTATVQRILPQIQHEPSQPQPIAQVEIVVDNSDGKLYPGATGYAKIYSERIPLYQRLGRELMRLVPLERFLWR from the coding sequence ATGCAGGTTGGAAACGAACTCACAGCCAAAGAACAACAGGACTGGATATGTCCAGACATCAGTCCCCACTGGCAACTCAGCCAACAGGCGTCATCCAAACAGTATACTCTGCGATCGCGCCACGATAATCGTTATTTTCCCCTATCTCCAGCCGAGGTTTACGCCCTCAGCCATTTCACCGGAAATTTCACGGTTACTCAACTTCAACAGCAATGTCAGAAAAAATATAGTTCAGCCATTTCCCCGAATTTTATCCTGGATTTATGGCAAAAACTGATTACCATTGGCATTCTCACATCAGATGAATCCATTACACCCAACCCACCCGTTGAAACAGACAGAGGGCAAAACATAAACAATGGCAGAGAAATTCCCAACCCCAACCCTTCCCAGCCACAGCTAGATAATCAGATAGTAGACACCGACAACACAGAACACCAGCCAAATTCTCACCCCGCCAATCCCCTCAAACTTCAACTCAAATCCTGCGTTCAATGGATTCCCCACTCCGATGGCTACTGGATACTACGCAATCCCGAAGATATCACCTTTCTCCAAGTTGATTCTCCCAGTAAAGCCGCCATCAACCAACTAGGAAAACATCCCCCCGCCGATATCGCCAAAAACAATAACCTAACCCTTGAACAACTCCGCTATCTCCTACAACTCCTCACCGCCACCGGGATGTTAACCGGAACCCAACCCGCCAAACCTGCCAAACGAAAATTCACCCCGCTACAACTCCTCTTTTTCAAAGTTCCCCTCTTTAATCCCGACACTTGGTTAACTCGACATATCACTAAACTGCACTGGATTTGGACTCGTTCAATTGGTCTCATCCTGTGCTTTTTTTTAGCCTTTTCACTCTTCATTGGTTTATCCCAACGTCCCGAAATTCTCCTCACCGGACAACAATTAGTCGCAAATCAGGGCATTTCTCTACTATTCCCCTTTGCCCTACTCGCCATGTTAGTCGTCACCCTACACGAACTTGGACACGCCTTTACCCTGAAACATTACAAAGGCATTGTCCCCGAATTCGGGCTACTATTCATGTTTTTAATGCCCGCCGCTTATACCAATACCACAGACTCCTATTGTCTCTCGCGATTTAAACGAATCTTAGTCGTCGGCGCAGGTATTATTTGTCAACTAATTATCGCCGCCACCGCCTTCTGGTTATGGCAATCCTCAGCCAATTGGTTAGCCACCGCCAGCTATCTCCTCATGGTAGCCGCACTCTTTACCATCGCCCTCAACCTGAATCCCCTAGCCAAATTTGACGGCTACTACCTCGCCGTCGCCCTCACCGGAATCAACAACCTCCGCACTCGTTCCTTCCAATTTTATAGAAACCTACTACGCAGACACCCCAGCCCCGAACCCCGCCACAATCGCCTAATCCTCGCCACTTACGCCCCCTTCAGCCTCCTCTATATCCTCTTCGTCTTCAGTAGCATCTTCACCCTAATCACAAATTGGACATTAACCAACATCCCCTTCTGGACAATTACCCTACTCACCCTTTGGGCAATTTACTACTACTTCCCCCAAAAACCAACCGAGGTACACACAGACAAGAAAAACAAACCAAAAAATCCCTCCCCTAAACCCCTCTGCGAACCTCTGCGCTTCCCTCTGCGAACCTCTGCGTTTCAAAAAAAGCCCCAACCCCAACCCCTAACCACCATGAACCCCTCCCAACCCCTACAACTCGCCCCCCCAACCAGCAAACCCCACCTCCCCCTAAAACAAATCGCCATCCTCCTCACCATCGCCACCAGCTTAAGCCTAATCAGCCTCATCCCCACCTCCTTTGAAGTCGGCGGTTCCGTCGAACTCGAAACCCGCCAAGGCGCCAGAAGCATTGTCCGCACACCCATAGCCGGAATCATTACAAAAATCTACGTCAAACCCGGACAAACCGTCCAACCCGGACAAATTCTGGCACAATTATCCAGTTTAGAATTAGACCGAGAAATCGCCACCATCGAACAACAACTCGTCCAAGCCCATCAAGTCTTAGACAACGCCCAGAAACAACGCATCCGCGCCGAAGCCCAACTGGTAGAAGTCCAAGCCATAGCCGAAGCGATGATAGCAAAAACCCGTCGAGAAAGCCTACGCGCCAAAGCCCTCACCCAAGGTAAACTCACCCCCGACATTCAAGTCTTAAACACCCAACGTCAACGCCTGCAAGAACGCATCCCCGAACTCCAGGAAAAACTACAACGCTATCACCAACTCTACGAACAAGGCGCAATTTCCCGCAACCGCCGGGATGAAGTCGAAAGTGAACTGCATAACGTTGAAAGTAATCTAGTCGCCAAAACCCAAGAAATCGCCGCCGCCAAACAAAACCAAACCGACACCGCCCGTGACTTACAAACCGAAACCGCGTCTCAATTTGCCGCCATTGACGCCTCTGAAATGATTGCCCAGGCGGAATCCCAAATGATAACTCAACAACAAGCGATCGCGACGCTTAAAAACCGCTTATCTGAACTAAAAACCCTTAAACAAAATCTTACCCTACGTTCTCCCATTGCCGGGGTTATCCTCACCAATGATTTAGACTTGCGGCAAAATCAAGAACTCAAACCCACCGAAGACTTCCTCCTAGAAATTGCTGAACTCAGCAGCCTCACCGCCACGGTAGACATCAAGGAAGAAGACTTAGAATATGTGGAAAACCACAAACCCGTTACCTTCCGTCCCCGCCAAGCTAAACTAAGACCCTACACCGCCACCGTACAACGAATTCTGCCCCAAATCCAGCATGAACCCTCCCAACCCCAACCCATCGCCCAAGTGGAAATTGTTGTGGATAATAGTGATGGTAAACTCTATCCGGGAGCCACAGGATATGCCAAAATCTATTCAGAACGGATTCCCCTGTATCAACGTTTAGGGCGAGAACTCATGCGGTTAGTTCCCTTAGAGCGATTCCTGTGGCGATAA
- a CDS encoding DUF4114 domain-containing protein yields MSWFNFSSKKRPAAQGFTSKKKRQELPQAFILEPILTPSGVLDGTDNPIDIVDIDISADQIADIDIPEFEEGFETISDNDLDEIAFVTSVEGEETLEEIPFVTSLDDVAESEATDEALTDETLLSESLLTGLDSSSVTFESGVFTVGQTGDVSVDFLFDGGGYEGELAVFSLEGMEEFEPGSEAFIQEAASRALSDSELGHVVISDQTEGARFVGELGESDRNSGEYLGVKTVQMRPGDEFGFMLVPNNTVQRVFDNPDVGGAARPLFSMATANPDDAFHVGQIADVTGDGSTFVMEDLRVDTQSDGDYNDVIFQVRGATGEAALMDEVIESGKDWRETDLGQALIDYAEPY; encoded by the coding sequence ATGTCTTGGTTTAATTTTTCATCAAAGAAACGTCCTGCTGCTCAAGGCTTTACGTCGAAAAAGAAGCGTCAGGAGTTACCACAAGCCTTTATATTAGAACCGATTTTAACGCCCAGTGGTGTATTGGATGGCACGGATAATCCCATAGATATCGTGGATATCGATATCTCGGCTGACCAAATTGCTGATATTGATATCCCGGAGTTTGAGGAAGGGTTTGAAACTATTTCAGATAATGATTTAGACGAGATTGCCTTTGTCACGTCGGTTGAAGGAGAGGAAACCTTAGAGGAGATTCCCTTTGTTACCTCACTGGATGACGTGGCGGAAAGTGAAGCCACGGATGAGGCGCTGACGGACGAAACGCTGTTAAGTGAATCGCTATTAACTGGGTTAGATAGTTCGAGTGTGACCTTTGAATCCGGTGTATTTACGGTTGGACAAACAGGGGACGTTAGTGTTGATTTCCTCTTTGATGGTGGGGGATATGAAGGTGAACTCGCTGTCTTTAGTTTAGAGGGGATGGAGGAGTTTGAACCGGGTTCGGAGGCGTTTATTCAGGAAGCGGCGTCTCGTGCGTTGAGTGATTCAGAATTAGGTCATGTGGTGATTAGTGACCAAACCGAAGGGGCGCGGTTCGTTGGTGAATTAGGAGAAAGTGACCGAAATTCTGGAGAGTATTTGGGAGTTAAAACAGTCCAAATGCGTCCAGGGGATGAGTTTGGCTTCATGCTGGTTCCCAATAATACAGTGCAACGGGTGTTTGATAATCCCGATGTGGGAGGGGCGGCGCGTCCCCTATTTTCTATGGCGACAGCGAATCCAGATGATGCGTTTCATGTCGGGCAAATTGCCGATGTCACCGGGGATGGAAGTACCTTTGTGATGGAAGATTTGCGGGTGGATACCCAGTCGGATGGGGATTATAACGATGTTATTTTCCAGGTGCGCGGGGCGACGGGTGAAGCGGCTTTAATGGATGAGGTGATTGAGTCTGGAAAGGATTGGCGGGAGACGGATTTGGGTCAAGCGTTGATTGATTATGCCGAACCTTATAT
- a CDS encoding TRAP transporter large permease, which yields MTLDYEWLGPLMFAGALVFLSLGYPVAFSLGGVAIAFAIIGVSLGVFDPIFLTAMPQRIFGIMANYTLLAIPYFIFLGSMLEKSGIAERLLETMGILFGRLRGGLALAVVLVGALLAATTGVVAATVVAMGLISLPIMLRYGYDKRLATGVIAASGTLGQIIPPSVVLVVLADQLGISVGDLFIGSLIPGLLMTTAFAVHVLIVAWLKPSAAPALPAEVRDIGGKALGRRVLFAMVPPLLLILLVLGSIFFGFATPTEAGAVGCVGAMVLAAANRQLSWLSLRQACDATLRITSMVIFILLGSTAFSLVFRGLNGDQFMFDILANLPGGQIGFLAVSMVTVFILGFFIDFFEIAFIIVPLFTPVAQSLDVNLVWYGVILGANLQTSFLTPPFGFALFYLRGVAPPEVKTTEIYWGVIPFILLQALIVVLIIAFPELVSFLPSLSR from the coding sequence ATGACGCTGGATTATGAATGGCTAGGTCCGCTGATGTTTGCCGGGGCGCTGGTATTTCTGTCCCTAGGCTATCCTGTGGCATTCTCTCTGGGAGGCGTTGCGATCGCCTTTGCGATTATTGGTGTGAGTTTGGGTGTCTTTGACCCTATCTTCCTCACTGCCATGCCTCAGCGCATTTTTGGGATTATGGCAAATTATACCCTATTGGCAATCCCTTATTTTATTTTCTTGGGTTCCATGCTAGAAAAATCTGGCATTGCTGAACGCCTGTTAGAAACTATGGGGATTTTGTTCGGGCGTCTGCGGGGGGGACTTGCCTTAGCTGTAGTATTAGTCGGGGCGCTATTAGCCGCAACTACTGGGGTTGTCGCTGCAACCGTAGTGGCAATGGGACTGATTTCTTTACCGATTATGTTGCGCTACGGCTATGATAAACGGTTAGCAACGGGAGTAATTGCGGCATCGGGGACATTGGGACAGATTATCCCGCCGAGTGTCGTGTTAGTTGTATTAGCGGATCAATTAGGAATTTCTGTCGGGGACTTATTTATTGGATCTCTGATTCCCGGTTTATTAATGACCACCGCTTTTGCGGTACATGTACTGATTGTGGCATGGTTAAAACCCAGCGCTGCACCGGCTTTACCTGCTGAGGTTCGTGACATTGGCGGGAAAGCTTTAGGACGCCGGGTTCTGTTTGCCATGGTTCCACCGTTATTATTAATTCTGTTAGTCTTAGGCAGTATCTTTTTTGGCTTTGCCACACCAACCGAAGCTGGGGCGGTGGGGTGTGTAGGCGCGATGGTACTCGCTGCAGCTAATCGTCAGTTAAGCTGGTTATCGTTACGCCAAGCCTGTGATGCCACGCTACGAATTACCAGCATGGTGATTTTTATCCTACTGGGTTCTACGGCGTTTAGTTTAGTCTTTCGCGGGTTAAATGGCGATCAGTTTATGTTTGATATTCTCGCCAATTTACCCGGAGGTCAGATTGGCTTTCTGGCAGTGAGTATGGTAACGGTTTTTATTTTAGGCTTTTTTATTGACTTTTTTGAAATTGCCTTTATTATCGTTCCCTTGTTTACTCCTGTAGCGCAATCTCTAGACGTGAATCTTGTCTGGTATGGGGTTATTTTGGGGGCGAATCTGCAAACCTCCTTTCTCACACCGCCCTTTGGCTTTGCCCTGTTTTACTTACGGGGTGTCGCCCCACCGGAGGTGAAGACAACGGAGATTTACTGGGGGGTAATTCCATTTATTTTGCTTCAGGCGCTAATTGTTGTGTTGATTATTGCGTTCCCGGAGTTAGTTAGTTTTCTTCCTTCGTTGAGTCGTTAA
- a CDS encoding UPF0175 family protein, with the protein MAVVIPDEVLNIAQLSDVEMLQEIAILLFQQERLTLAQASRLASLPRLHFQKLLASRQIPVHYDVPELDAEVTMMREMGYL; encoded by the coding sequence ATGGCTGTTGTTATTCCCGATGAAGTTCTGAACATCGCCCAACTCTCCGATGTAGAGATGTTACAAGAAATTGCCATTCTGCTGTTTCAGCAGGAACGCTTGACATTAGCGCAAGCCAGTCGATTGGCTTCTTTGCCCCGTTTACATTTTCAAAAGCTGCTCGCAAGTCGTCAGATTCCTGTGCATTATGATGTGCCGGAATTGGATGCTGAGGTGACAATGATGCGGGAGATGGGTTATCTTTGA
- a CDS encoding ABC transporter permease, which yields MLGVIRKVGKIRRWLPINEQWWVKFDLLRTLVRRDLEARYKGSVLGNLWPLLNQLSQLLIYTYVFSIVLKVKLSLKGLPADNNIAFGLWLFAGLLPWIAFTGGLTQSAGSVVGQPNLVKKVVFPLALLPLVPVLSTFIESALGLAALIVLVAISSGTLHATLALLPLVWLTQLLLTAGLGYLAAGLTVFLRDIPQTLGVILNLWFYMTPIVYPASVIPEHLRDWVFWLNPLAVIAQVYRDLVLLGSVEHGLEWAVAFGVSGVVFGVGLWCYQKLRPAFADVL from the coding sequence ATGCTCGGCGTAATTCGGAAAGTTGGTAAAATTAGACGCTGGTTGCCCATAAACGAACAGTGGTGGGTCAAATTTGACCTACTACGAACATTAGTTCGCCGGGATTTGGAAGCACGGTATAAGGGTTCGGTATTGGGGAATTTGTGGCCCCTCCTCAATCAACTCTCGCAGTTGCTGATTTATACCTACGTGTTTTCCATTGTCCTGAAGGTGAAGCTAAGTCTGAAAGGATTACCTGCGGATAACAATATTGCCTTTGGCTTATGGTTGTTTGCCGGGTTATTGCCGTGGATTGCCTTTACTGGCGGGTTAACCCAATCAGCGGGTTCGGTAGTCGGACAACCCAATTTGGTAAAAAAGGTGGTGTTTCCCTTGGCACTATTACCACTGGTTCCCGTATTATCGACATTTATTGAAAGTGCCTTAGGGTTAGCCGCGTTGATTGTGTTAGTGGCTATATCTTCAGGAACATTACATGCCACATTAGCGTTATTGCCTTTAGTGTGGTTAACCCAGTTGTTATTAACCGCCGGATTAGGATATTTGGCTGCTGGGTTAACCGTATTTTTGCGAGATATTCCCCAAACGTTAGGGGTGATTTTGAATCTTTGGTTTTATATGACGCCGATTGTCTATCCCGCTTCGGTGATTCCCGAACACTTACGGGATTGGGTATTTTGGTTGAATCCTCTAGCGGTGATTGCTCAGGTTTATCGGGATTTAGTATTACTGGGTTCAGTGGAACATGGGTTAGAATGGGCAGTCGCGTTTGGCGTTTCTGGGGTAGTGTTTGGTGTGGGGCTTTGGTGTTATCAGAAATTGCGTCCCGCGTTTGCAGATGTATTATAG
- a CDS encoding TRAP transporter small permease subunit → MQQLLQISRLIDAFNEWVGRLTYWLVLLMIAIGTWNVAGRYIGYFVGQNLSSNAFIEGQWYLFDLVFLLGAAYALRHDEHVRVDVFHKSWSPKWKALADLIGTVLFLIPFCLMVIYFSWGTILNSWAIREMSPDPGGLPRYPIKSMIIVSFVLLILQGISQGIKNWAIFTGYLTPQEEHHDAGL, encoded by the coding sequence TTGCAGCAATTATTACAGATTTCTCGACTCATTGATGCCTTCAACGAATGGGTTGGTCGCCTAACCTACTGGCTAGTATTATTAATGATCGCGATCGGTACCTGGAATGTCGCCGGACGCTATATTGGCTATTTCGTCGGTCAAAACCTGAGTTCCAATGCCTTTATTGAAGGGCAATGGTATTTATTTGACTTGGTATTCCTCTTGGGTGCCGCTTACGCCCTGCGCCATGATGAACACGTCCGGGTGGATGTGTTCCATAAAAGTTGGTCACCGAAATGGAAAGCCCTAGCTGATTTAATCGGCACCGTGTTATTCTTAATTCCCTTTTGTTTAATGGTGATTTATTTCTCCTGGGGAACCATTCTCAATTCCTGGGCAATTCGGGAAATGTCTCCTGATCCGGGGGGATTACCCCGCTATCCGATCAAATCCATGATTATTGTCAGCTTTGTCCTCTTGATTCTGCAAGGGATTTCCCAAGGGATTAAAAACTGGGCAATTTTCACAGGCTATCTCACACCCCAGGAGGAACATCATGACGCTGGATTATGA